ATCGAAGCGGTGCTGGCCGAATACAACTCGCCGGCGCGCGGCACCGGGCAGCTCTTCTACGACCTGGGCGTCAAGTACGGCATCGATCCGGCGATTGCGCTGGCTTTTTTTGTGCACGAGTCCGGCGCGGGCTCCAACCCGGCCTGGGCCGGGCGCAAGCCCGACGGCAGCACCACCCACAACATCGGCAACATCATCTGCACACCGGGCTGGCGCTGTTACGGTCGCTTCCGCGATTACAGCTCGTGGGCCGAAGGCATCGAGGACTGGTACAAGCTGATCAGCCGCGAGTATATTCAGGGCTGGCAGCGCGCCACGGTCGAGGAGATCATTCCCAAGTACGCGCCGGCGGCCGACAACAACGACGAGCACGCCTATATCCAGGCGATCCGCGACATGGTCGCGCGCTGGCGGGGGCAGTAGCATGGACTTCCAGTCGCCAAGTCAACTGCGCTTGCCGCCCTGGGTGGTGCTGCTCGGCGCGATCGTCGCGATCTGGGTGCTGAGCGGGCGCACCAGCGCGGGCGCGATCGTCAGCACCTGGAACGGCGACGCACCGCTGGCCAACAACGTTGCGAGCGCGGTTGGCGGGCAGCCGCAGGCGCTAGCAGCGATCTTCAGCCGGCAGGCCGGCGCGCAGAGCACCGGCCTGGCCAACGACCCGCATCCGCAGGACATGCCCTGGGGCAATCCCACCGACTCCACCCGCGCGGTGATGACGCAGGGCTATGGCGTTGGCACGCACGCGCCCGCGACGGTCTGGGGCGGCATCGACCTGGCGATCGACGGCGACGGCGATGGAGAGGCCGATCCGCAGGGCTCGCTGGGCGCGCCGCTCTACGCCACCATGGCCGGCGTGATCGAGATCAAGCGCGACACCTGGCCGGCAGGCAACCATGTCTGGATCAAAAACGGGCGCTACAAGGTCGGCTACGGCCACCTCAAGGATTTCGCCGTCCAGGACGGCCAGACGGTCAAACGCGGCGACCTGATCGGCTACATGGGCGCGACGGGGCAGGCCAGCGGGCCGCACCTGCACTACCACATCTGGCAGGACGAGGTCAACGTCAATCCCCTGGAGTTCGGCGCGCTCAACGGCGTACCCTGAGGTCCACCGCGCCAGGGGGCGCTAGGGCTGAAGGCTGAGGCGCTCCAGCGTGGGAATGGCGGCGATCCAGATCGGGCCGACGTTGAAGACCACCTCCTGATCGGCGCTGTCGTAGAAGCGCAGCGGCGCGTCTGCCGTAGGCTTGCGCCAGGTGGCCTCCAGCATGCGACCGGCGAAGAAAATGCGCGCCGCTCCACTGCCGATCACCTCCTGATCGATGCGCTGCTTGTCATCGCCGGGACGCGGGCGCTCAGGCACTTCCATCACCACCACGTTGCGCGTCTGCAACTGCAGACCGGTGACGCGGTCCACGTGCGGCTGCCCGCGCATCACGCGTCGGTAGGTGTTGCTGGCGGGA
This is a stretch of genomic DNA from Kallotenue papyrolyticum. It encodes these proteins:
- a CDS encoding glucosaminidase domain-containing protein, with the protein product MTRMQQLLIAGGALLVILWLMPQSPPPVMSTASGLPAAFQPLRALNGTAALAANALPLTKPGQLAVQGPPSISVAQIEAVLAEYNSPARGTGQLFYDLGVKYGIDPAIALAFFVHESGAGSNPAWAGRKPDGSTTHNIGNIICTPGWRCYGRFRDYSSWAEGIEDWYKLISREYIQGWQRATVEEIIPKYAPAADNNDEHAYIQAIRDMVARWRGQ
- a CDS encoding M23 family metallopeptidase gives rise to the protein MDFQSPSQLRLPPWVVLLGAIVAIWVLSGRTSAGAIVSTWNGDAPLANNVASAVGGQPQALAAIFSRQAGAQSTGLANDPHPQDMPWGNPTDSTRAVMTQGYGVGTHAPATVWGGIDLAIDGDGDGEADPQGSLGAPLYATMAGVIEIKRDTWPAGNHVWIKNGRYKVGYGHLKDFAVQDGQTVKRGDLIGYMGATGQASGPHLHYHIWQDEVNVNPLEFGALNGVP